In Penaeus vannamei isolate JL-2024 chromosome 14, ASM4276789v1, whole genome shotgun sequence, one DNA window encodes the following:
- the LOC113829648 gene encoding ankyrin-1, whose protein sequence is MVSDTSSRRITWRKALHIAWYVNSQVSSCGYTGTSENEKVKFVSSVVDEFSKSLCQSALQVAARYGAGNVVQALLSRRAEVDSSDNWGKTPLHEAAWYGQDDVVKILLQNNASFALHDKSGKVPLHEAVWFGRTAVVQALLEHGADVNAVDDNGLTPLHYASELESARILETLLDGGGEPNARDKEGMTPLHYAAWFGHEEVLTVLLNHEADMTVQDLQGHTALHYAVEHGELGAVKVLLEAGADIDAQDNNGNTVVHLACRSPEPLLMVPLLLLRCPRLTARNVIYKTAADVALDDGLSHLATLIDAQSRTPCGVEGASCEREGALAVTPLQPLTCNSSWALATRSLAHEDCWHRGQLYRHWASWYDGCRESKCVHGHLLQEPYTGTSCCQVGEDVYPENATWSQGCHHYRCTSGGRYFLLLVNSLNPVLSLLKSQVGCSRGKNVYADGETWPEGCYRLLCKSGDVLTAGRLTSCCRVAGELHGQGSRWTNGCLLLRCQDGRVLHDAMTDACKLLMVMVAVAVAGVVGTLVLGVLVLRLKRGRSLIQT, encoded by the exons atggtctctgatacatcctCCAGAAGGATAACGTGGCGGAAAGCACTTCACATTGCCTGGTATGtgaaca gtcaggtttcatcttgtggatatacagggacTTCTGAGAATGAGAAGGTCAAATTTGTTAGCTCAGTTGTGGACGAATTTTCAAAATCATTGT GTCAGTCAGCGCTGCAGGTCGCCGCCCGCTACGGGGCCGGGAACGTGGTGCAGGCCCTGCTGAGCCGACGCGCTGAGGTCGACTCGTCAGACAACTGGG GGAAGACGCCCTTGCACGAGGCAGCGTGGTACGGGCAGGATGACGTGGTCAAAATACTTTTGCAGAACAATGCCAGCTTCGCCCTTCACGATAAATCAG GGAAGGTGCCTCTGCACGAAGCCGTCTGGTTCGGGAGGACGGCAGTGGTCCAGGCGCTCCTGGAGCACGGGGCAGATGTGAACGCCGTCGACGATAATG GACTGACGCCCCTGCACTACGCGTCGGAGCTCGAGAGCGCTAGGATCTTGGAGACCCTGCTCGACGGCGGCGGGGAGCCCAACGCAAGGGACAAGGAAG GAATGACACCCCTTCATTACGCTGCCTGGTTCGGACATGAGGAAGTGCTGACAGTTTTACTCAACCATGAGGCTGACATGACCGTTCAGGACTTACAAG GTCACACGGCACTTCATTATGCTGTAGAACACGGAGAACTGGGAGCAGTGAAAGTCCTGTTGGAGGCAGGGGCCGACATTGACGCCCAGGACAATAATG GGAACACAGTGGTCCACCTGGCATGCCGCAGTCCCGAACCTTTGCTCATGGTGCCGCTCCTCCTGCTGCGCTGCCCCCGCCTCACCGCCCGCAATGTCATAT ATAAAACCGCTGCAGACGTCGCCCTGGATGACGGACTTAGTCACTTGGCAACACTGATTGACG CCCAGAGTCGAACCCCGTGCGGTGTGGAGGGCGCCTCGTGTGAGCGGGAGGGGGCGCTGGCTGTCACCCCCCTTCAGCCCCTCACCTGTAACTCCAGCTGGGCGCTCGCCACGCGCTCGCTCGCGCACGAGG ACTGCTGGCACAGGGGGCAGCTGTACCGCCACTGGGCCAGCTGGTACGACGGGTGTCGCGAGAGCAAGTGCGTCCACGGACATTTATTGCAGGAACCATATACAGGTACTTCAT GTTGCCAGGTCGGGGAGGACGTGTACCCCGAAAATGCCACGTGGAGCCAGGGCTGTCACCATTATCGCTGCACTTCCG GAGGACGTTATTTTTTACTGCTAGTAAATTCACTAAATCCAGTGTTGTCTCTACTGAAAAGCCAAGTAG GCTGCTCTCGAGGGAAAAATGTTTACGCCGATGGCGAGACTTGGCCGGAGGGTTGTTACCGTCTCCTGTGCAAGTCTGGAGACGTCCTCACGGCCGGCCGCCTCACATCGT GTTGCCGCGTCGCCGGGGAGCTGCACGGGCAGGGCTCGCGCTGGACCAACGGATGCCTGCTGCTGCGGTGCCAGGACGGCCGCGTCCTGCATGACGCCATGACGGATGCCT gtaagctgctgatggtgatggtggcggtggccGTGGCGGGCGTGGTGGGCACGCTGGTGCTGGGCGTGCTGGTGCTGCGGCTGAAGCGCGGGCGGAGCCTCATCCAGACGTGA